One genomic window of Aethina tumida isolate Nest 87 chromosome 3, icAetTumi1.1, whole genome shotgun sequence includes the following:
- the LOC109594431 gene encoding smad nuclear-interacting protein 1: MGSKKKRDSDSSDSSSESGSSDSDSSYERKKSNTKKHSRSSSEESSREKSKKTVKRKAENESDGEKRNKRHSEESKDRRSSNNYKSDKSVEDRHRDHKYDRYSDRNRSGKSSSGDYRNRDREDRGHKDDYRNKDKNDGRNRSFRDRDNRDRPNRDRGHDSRDYRDRRYNRDSQNSRGRKRRSRSSSFDHANAKWGRDDAGNSKSTEKKQEEKEKPNFGLSGKLTEETNTYRGIVIKYSEPPEARKPRRRWRLYPFKGEKALQTLYIHRESAYLIGRERKVVDLPVDHPSCSKQHAALQYRLVPFTREDGSTGKRVRPYIIDLESANGTFINNKKIEPRKYVELLEKDVIKFGFSSREYVLLHENSKDEALDDDVKQEDEELPMKEEPKN, from the exons ATGGGATCTAAAAAGAAGCGCGACTCCGATTCCTCTGATAGTTCTTCAGAATCGGGAAGCAGCGATTCGGATTCTTCGTATGAACGTAAGAAATCAAATACAAAGAAGCATTCGCGAAGTAGTTCAGAGGAGAGTTCTCGAGAGAAGTCGAAAAAGACTGTGAAAAGGAAGGCTGAAAATGAATCAGATGGTGAAAAAAG GAATAAAAGACATTCAGAAGAATCAAAAGATAGAAGatcatcaaataattataaaagtgacAAATCTGTAGAAGACAGACATAGGGATCACAAATATGATCGTTATAGTGACAGAAACAGAAGTGGAAAGAGTAGTAGTGGAGACTATAGAAACAGAGATCGAGAAGACAGGGGTCACAAGGATGATTACAGAAACAAAGATAAAAACGATGGTCGGAATAGAAGTTTTAGGGATAGGGATAATAGAGACAGACCAAATAGAGACAGAGGTCATGATAGTAGAGATTACAGAGATAGAAGATACAACAGGGACAGTCAAAACTCAAG GGGTAGAAAAAGGAGGAGCAGAAGTAGTTCTTTTGATCATGCCAATGCTAAATGGGGCAGAGATGATGCAGGGAACTCCAAAAGTACTGAGAAAAAGCAGGAGGAGAAAGAGAAACCTAACTTTGGTTTGTCTGGAAAACTTACTGAAGAGACTAATACTTACAGGggtattgttattaaatacagTGAACCTCCAGAAGCAAGAAAGCCTAGACGTAGGTGGAGACTGTATCCTTTCAAAGGAGAAAAAGCTTTGCAAACATTATATATTCACAGAGAAAGTGCTTATTTAATTGGAAGGGAAAGGAAGGTTGTGGATTTGCCTGTAGATCATCCATCCTGTTCCAAGCAACATGCGGCTCTGCAGTACAGATTGGTTCCATTCACCAGAGAGGATGGCTCCACTG GAAAAAGAGTGCGGCCATATATAATAGATTTGGAATCGGCAAATGgaacttttattaacaataagaaaattgaaCCCAGAAAATATGTGGAATTGTTGGAAAAGGATGTTATTAAGTTTGGGTTCAGTTCCAGGGAGTATGTTCTTTTACATGAGAATAGTAAAGATGAGGCATTAGATGATGATGTGAAGCAAGAAGATGAAGAATTGCCTATGAAGGAGGAacctaaaaattaa